From a single Ascaphus truei isolate aAscTru1 chromosome 2, aAscTru1.hap1, whole genome shotgun sequence genomic region:
- the LOC142488001 gene encoding LOW QUALITY PROTEIN: uncharacterized protein LOC142488001 (The sequence of the model RefSeq protein was modified relative to this genomic sequence to represent the inferred CDS: deleted 1 base in 1 codon): MDPRLLSYPGDVPETFEIKSEKEEERRPPIKSEIASFPVGGFPVVVPESLEIKSEEEEANAQDHLTPIKREIVTFTVDENCLNEEQNRKPDIYGIWLCPHSPEVPQSNDSCHMLDTYKEPMPHDGEFTDFVQYIAETDSKYGSSKIYESDSRRSCSAQLCFCCECGDNFSQDTSTLTHLCVHIREQPFSCTDCGKSFLLKRKLLSHQRIHTAEKPFSCNECEKQFNLKGKLLRHQNIHTGQKRFTRRECGKSFSHKSCLLTHYRIHTGEKPFSCTVCGQQFSDKSVFHKHQRIHTGEKPFTCTECGKGFSQKSDLLIHHRIHTGEKPFTCTVCGKSYSQKNSLLIHYRIHTGEKPFTCTVCGKQFGDKSVFHKHQRIHTGEKPFTCTECGKGFSQKSDLLIHHRIHTGEKPFTCTVCGKSSSQKNDLLIHERIHTGEKPFVCTECGKQFSSKKNLFNHEKIHTGEKAFTCTECGKSFSQKSHLLTHYRIHTGEKPFTCTVCGKQFSDKSAYLQHQRIHTGEKPFTCTECGKGFSQKCDLLIHHRIHTGEKPFTCTVCGESYSQKNSLLIHNRIHTGEKPFSCTVCGKQFSDKSVFHKHQRIHTGEKPFTCTECGKGFSQKSDLLIHHRIHTGEKPFTCTVCGKSYSQKNSLLIHYRIHTGEKPFTCTECGKQFSDKSVFLKHQRIHTGEKPFTCTECGKGFSQKSDLLIHHRIHTGEKPFTCTVCGKSSSQKNDLLIHERIHTGEKPFVCTECGKQFRSKKNVLNHQKLHTVEKPFTCTAECGKRFSWMTSLLLHTSFHAGGKAFTCAEWETIL; encoded by the exons agaATTGTCTGAATGAGGAACAGAACAGGAAGCCTGATATCTACGGAATCTGGCTGTGTCCCCACAGCCCAGAAGTGCCACAAAGCAATGATTCTTGTCATATGTTGGACACGTACAAGGAACCAATGCCGCatgatggtgaatttacagactTTGTGCAGTACATAGCAGAGACTGACTCGAAGTATGGGTCAAGCAAAATATATGAGAGCGATTCAAGAAGAAGCTGCAGTGCTCAGCTTTGTTTCTGTTGTGAGTGTGGGGACAATTTCTCACAGGATACGAGCACActcacacacctttgtgtccACATTAGAGAGCAACCTTTTAGCTGTACAGACTGTGGCAAAAGTTTTTTACTGAAGAGAAAACTCCTttcacaccagaggattcacacagcagaGAAACCTTTTAGTTGTAATGAGTGTGAGAAACAGTTCAATTTGAAGGGGAAACTCCTAAGACACCAGAATATTCATACAGGGCAGAAACGTTTCACACGtagagagtgtgggaaaagcttttcacatAAAAGCTGCCTCCTCACACACTACAGGATTCATACAGGCGAGAAACCTTTCTCGTGTACAGTGTGTGGGCAACAATTCAGTGATAAGAGCGTCTTCCAcaaacaccagaggattcatacaggggagaaacctttcacatgtacagagtgtgggaaaggctTTTCACAGAAGAGCGACCTCCTCATACAccacaggattcatacaggggagaaacctttcacatgtacagtgtgtgggaaaagctATTCACAGAAGAACAGCCTCCTCATACACtacaggattcacacaggggagaaacctttcacatgtacagtgtgtgggaaacaattcggTGATAAGAGCGTCTTCCAcaaacaccagaggattcatacaggggagaaacctttcacatgtacagagtgtgggaaaggctTTTCACAGAAGAGCGACCTCCTCATACAccacaggattcatacaggggagaaacctttcacatgtacagtgtgtgggaaaagctCTTCACAGAAGAACGACCTCCTCATACacgagaggattcacacaggggagaaaccttttgtatgtacagagtgtgggaaacaattcagtagtAAGAAAAATCTCTTCAATCACGagaagattcacacaggggagaaagctttcacatgtacagagtgtgggaaaagcttttcacaaAAGAGCCATCTCCTCACACACtacaggattcacacaggggagaaacctttcacatgtacagtatgtgggaaacaattcagtgataAGAGCGCCTACCTccaacaccagaggattcatacaggggagaaacctttcacatgtacagagtgtgggaaaggctTTTCACAGAAGTGCGACCTCCTCATACAccacaggattcatacaggggagaaacctttcacgtgtacagtgtgtggggaaagcTATTCACAGAAGAACAGCCTCCTCATACACAACAGGATTCACACAGGCGAGAAACCTTTCTcgtgtacagtgtgtgggaaacaattcagtgataAGAGCGTCTTCCAcaaacaccagaggattcatacaggggagaaacctttcacatgtacagagtgtgggaaaggctTTTCACAGAAGAGCGACCTCCTCATACAccacaggattcatacaggggagaaacctttcacatgtacagtgtgtgggaaaagctACTCACAGAAGAACAGCCTCCTCATACACtacaggattcacacaggggagaaacctttcacatgtacagagtgtgggaaacaattcagtgataAGAGCGTCTTCCTCAAACACCAGAGGAtccatacaggggagaaacctttcacatgtacagagtgtgggaaaggctTTTCACAGAAGAGCGACCTCCTCATACAccacaggattcatacaggggagaaacctttcacatgtacagtgtgtgggaaaagctCTTCACAGAAGAACGACCTCCTCATACacgagaggattcacacaggggagaaaccttttgtatgtacagagtgtgggaaacaattcagaagTAAGAAAAATGTCCTTAATCACCAGAAACTTCATACAGTGgaaaaacctttcacatgtacagcg GAGTGTGGGAAAAGATTTTCATGGATGACCAGTCTCCTCCTACACACGAGCTTTCATGCAGGGGGAAAagcattcacatgtgcagagtgggaAACCATTCTGTAG